In Carya illinoinensis cultivar Pawnee chromosome 7, C.illinoinensisPawnee_v1, whole genome shotgun sequence, the following are encoded in one genomic region:
- the LOC122316606 gene encoding acid phosphatase 1-like, translated as MAFLRFFVVFSLLSLAFSYETHNSHLLPRPLILEYQENIENQFKEFDEELKLQCTSWRFAVEANNLSPWKIIPQECADYVKDYIRGRAYTIDIQRVSKEAGIYAKSVELSGDGKDVWVFDVDETLLSNLPYYAEHGYGLEVFDLVEFDKWVEKAMAPAIEPSLKLYEEVLGLGFKVFLLTGRSERQREITVGNLNNAGFQNWDKLILRAPEDHGKLATIFKSEKRNEMVKEGYRILGNSGDQWSDLLGSSTANRSFKLPNPMYYIP; from the exons ATGGCTTTCTTGAGATTCTTTGTTGTTTTCTCTCTACTTTCCCTCGCTTTTTCTTACGAAACTCACAATTCCCATCTTCTTCCGAGGCCTTTGATCCTCGAATACCAGGAGAACATCGAGAATCAGTTCAAGGAGTTCGATGAGGAGCTCAAATTACAGTGTACCAGTTGGAGATTCGCGGTCGAGGCTAACAATCTCAGCCCCTGGAAAATAATTCCCCAGGAATGTGCGGACTATGTGAAGGATTACATAAGGGGCCGGGCCTACACTATCGATATCCAGAGGGTGTCGAAGGAGGCAGGAATTTACGCGAAAAGTGTGGAATTGAGTGGGGATGGGAAGGATGTTTGGGTTTTCGATGTTGACGAGACCTTGCTTTCGAATCTTCCGTATTATGCTGAACATGGTTATGG CTTGGAGGTTTTTGATCTTGTGGAGTTTGATAAGTGGGTTGAGAAGGCGATGGCACCTGCTATAGAACCCAGTTTGAAACTCTATGAAGAGGTTTTGGGTTTGGGATTCAAGGTTTTCTTGCTGACTGGGCGCAGTGAGAGGCAAAGGGAGATTACTGTTGGGAATTTGAATAATGCAGGATTTCAGAATTGGGACAAGCTCATATTGAG GGCCCCTGAGGACCATGGAAAATTAGCCACAATATTCAAGTCGGAGAAGAGGAACGAGATGGTAAAAGAGGGATATAGGATTCTCGGGAACTCTGGGGACCAGTGGAGCGATTTATTGGGCTCCTCAACAGCCAACCGCTCTTTCAAGCTTCCAAATCCTATGTATTACATTCCCTGA